ttttatatcAGCAAAAACGTAAAATttccataaatataaaaaattggaaattaTATGAAAATTACTAAAACAATACAGAGATAAACATCTGTCTTACAGAGTGGACAGAGAACTTATACTCCTACAAATGTAACATTGCACTATTAAAGCATTGCACTATTTTAGTTGACTTATTCCATGGAGCAATAATTTTGACTTTGGAATTATTTTTCTTGTCTAACAGTGTTGACATGGTGGACTAAAGATGGGAGACTGGAATTTCCTTGGGGTCATTCTGGAGGAAGTCCATATTCACTCGACAATAGTTGGAAAAATCTGGCTTACCATTCTTTTTGTATTCCGTATGCTGGTTTTGGGCGTAGCAGCTGAAGAAGTCTGGAATGATGAGCAATCACAGTTTGTATGCAATACAGACCAGCCTGGATGCAAAAATGTCTGCTATGACCAAGCATTTCCTATATCTTTAATTAGATATTGGGTTCTTCAAGTTATTTTTGTGTcttcgccatcactggtatacaTGGGACATGCCATTTACAGATTAAGAGTTCTTGAGAAagaaagacacagaaagaaagctCAGCTGAAAGGCGAGCTCGAGGGTGTAGAATATGAGTTGACAGAGGACCGCAGAAGACTAGAGCGTGAACTTAGACAACTGgagcaaagaaaactcaataaGGCTCCTCTCCGTGGTTCCCTCCTCTGCACTTATATCATACATATATTCACCAGATCCGGGGTTGAGGTTGGTTTTATGATTGGTCAGCATTTACTTTATGGAGTTCAAATGAATCCTCTCTACAAATGCCAAGGAGACCCTTGCCCCAATGTGGTTGACTGCTTTGTATCAAGACCTACTGAGAAGACGGTATTTATGCTCTTTATGCAGTGCATAGCAGGGGTTTCTTTATTTCTTAACATTTTGGAAATAGGTCATCTTGGCATGAAAAAGATAAGGAAAGGATGTTTAGAAAAATATAAACTGAAAGATGAATTTGATGAATGTTATATGAATAAACCTCAAAAACATTCCTCAGCTACTCATACATGTATGGGTATGTGTGCTAGCCCACAAAAGACCATACCTTCGGCGCCAAGCAACTATACATTGTTAATGGAAAAACAACATGACCCAACTGTATATCCAATCTTAAATCCGCCTTGTGGATTCCATTCCCCTGTAGATTTGCACCCAGATAACAGTAATACATGTATCCTTGATGAGCAGGAAACCAAATCTGCTAATGAGGTGAACTCGGCTAATACAGCAGAAAGCCATTGTCACAACAGCAGTTCTAATAATAATGAAAAGACAAGTAAAAGCCTTGTTTCTGACAATAAGCCAGCAAAAAAGCAACCACAGCGGAAAAGTGGTTTCATAAGAAGCACTTATTCAAGTGCTGAATATGTACCAAGTATACCAATGGGAACAATGAATGAGATACCATCTGAGGACAATGAGGATTTCTCCAGAACAAACTTTATGTGTTCTATAGCCAGCAATGCAGTCCGGAAATCTAGAAAGATCAGTGCTCCATGGCACAGTTCTAAAGTGGGCGAGAGAAGTGCATTCATCCAGGATTCAATATGCAGTACCAGAGGACGTTACAGCTTTAACTCTAATAGACCATGGGCACATTCAAAGTCCGACCTAAAACAAACCAGCCGGCCAGGCACGCCAGATACTATAGGAGAGCAGAGCCCAGAACGCAAGCAGTATAAAGAATGCGATGGCCCTATAACCTTCTCCCCAAATCGAAGGATGTCACTGACAAGTAATGCCAGTAGTCGACGTGTTAACACTGATCTGCAAATTTAACAGCCACTTTATCTACACACTACATAGAGAAAGGTACTGGTAATATATTCCATAATCTATACTTTTTAAATAGATACTGCatataggctttttttttttctttatttaaacaAACCTATAACCAACAGTGGTCTGTCCCTTATCTGCTAATGGTATGTGTATAGAAGAACTTACTGTTTAAAGGCTAtctacacctttggaggcaatttttgttatgATTGcacttcacaaatttttggctaaaaatcatattttcaattggcctttattaaaaataataagccattctgtcacaaagggttaacagtttttctagctttcACTTTGTTCTAGTCATctgataaaccttatctctaaactactaagagatcataaacacttatttaagccacattcttatcagttagataagaactgagctgagtgttgataatgtcagagagcagagataaggagtcagtCAGCTCccctgaaaatgatggaaaagacACAGGCTGCTACCAGAGCATCTcatctctgtacagaaaaaaagttttcatatttttaataaCTGAAATAtttgaattgaaaaaatgatttttagcttaaaataagtacaatgcaataataaaaaaattgcccccaaaggtgtacatagcctttaatcctTGCTGCGCTTGTTGGAGTAGAGAAGATGCCAGTTTATCTGTGAGCTGCCATTCCCCGTGTCTATCTGGTACACAATAAAAGTTTATTGTAAGGAAAGGCAGTCATGGGCTGGCAGAGGACTCATGAAAAAAACAGGGCTCTTCTCTGGTGTGCGCTACAAGAATTAAAcagtaagggtaggttcacaaagagtattttggaggaggttttgagacAGATGTTCCTACAGGTGTTTCAGCCATAGCCAGGATTGGATTTGAAAGGATTTGGAAATATAAAGTCTCCTTTCTGCTGAATCCACTTCTGTCTTTCACtcaaaaacctgcaggaaaatctgaAACCTCCACCCAAAAAttctgtgtgaacctaccctgaGAGTCTCACAACCACATAACATCAGCAGATAAGTGACAAACTGCTAAAACACTGAGGgcagcagcataaagttgattacAGTTTCCCTTTAATTTCAGCAAGAGCCATTCTCAGTAGTTTGGTTAGAACCTATACTGCAATACTATTGGGTCAGGGTTTAATTAACTAAGGTTTTGCACTGAAAAACTGACTTAGCTGTCCCTATACCTGCAGAACTAACATGAAGGAATGAATCTAATCACCATCAAATTTGGTTACAAAACAAAATAGTGTTACGCTTGtttgaagaaataaaaaaataaaaaagtactgCTTAAGGGTTTGTCTGAGTTAACCCTTACAATTGCTTAAAGATTAActgaattttcaaaaaaaatttgcatttatAACTGTACTTCTTTTTAGAATCATAACTCATTATTCCCCTCTTCAGCTggacagctagatgcatttctctcacgaGTACAGGACATATcacttctgtggaatctgccagcactgtactgctgtgatgtcctttcccttacttcccactaagattgtttttagctccagagCTTACAGAACAGATGAGCAGGGGgaaaatcacacttacagaaaggaaGTACATTCCTGTGATCTACAGAAGTAATGTAGAAGAagttgttttatcaggctcaCAATCTCATCTACCCCTAACATGCCCCCATTTCCTTTCTGCCATCTTATATGTTACTAGGGATGGATCttacctgacaacaggcagtggactgcaactttGGTGGTGAGACCCACAATGGCCATGACTTTTTTTctggtggatgttttttttcaaCTATACCATTTAACTTTAAGTCTATAAATCAAATAAATGTCTGGCTCAcagaaatgtgcaatttttttaaaataattcatATACATACCAATAaaatacagattaaaaaaaacaaatttcatACACCCTATAATATGATCACTGTCCCCTTAAATGCAGAGCACTcgcataaaaaatgtatatatatatatatatatatatatatatatatatatataaagagttCATATAAAACACAGTTTCCTTTTCTTTTAGTTCATCACTTGGGTGTGCATCTGTTGCAATAAGATCAAATTggacaattacagctgcaagaaaaagtatgtgaaccctttggaatgatatggatttctgcacaaattggttataaaatgtgatctgatcttcatctaagtcacaacaatagacaatcacaggatgcttaaactaataacccaccaagaattaaatgttaccatgtttttattgaacacaccatgtaaacattcacagtgcaggtggaaaaagtatgtgaacccctagactaataacacctccaaaagctaattggaatgaggtgtcaaccaactggagtccaatcaatgagatgagattggaggtgttggttacagctgccctgccctaaaaaaaacacacaccagttctgggtttgcttttcacaagaagcatttcctgatgtgaatgatgcctcgcatgaaagagctctcagaagacctacgattaagaattgttgacttgcataaagctgtaaagggttataaaagtatctccaaaagctttgctgttcatcagtccacggtaagacaaattgtctataaatggagaaagttcagcactgctgctactctccctaggagtggccgtcctgtaaagatgactgcaggagcacag
This is a stretch of genomic DNA from Bufo gargarizans isolate SCDJY-AF-19 chromosome 3, ASM1485885v1, whole genome shotgun sequence. It encodes these proteins:
- the GJA9 gene encoding gap junction alpha-9 protein, which gives rise to MGDWNFLGVILEEVHIHSTIVGKIWLTILFVFRMLVLGVAAEEVWNDEQSQFVCNTDQPGCKNVCYDQAFPISLIRYWVLQVIFVSSPSLVYMGHAIYRLRVLEKERHRKKAQLKGELEGVEYELTEDRRRLERELRQLEQRKLNKAPLRGSLLCTYIIHIFTRSGVEVGFMIGQHLLYGVQMNPLYKCQGDPCPNVVDCFVSRPTEKTVFMLFMQCIAGVSLFLNILEIGHLGMKKIRKGCLEKYKLKDEFDECYMNKPQKHSSATHTCMGMCASPQKTIPSAPSNYTLLMEKQHDPTVYPILNPPCGFHSPVDLHPDNSNTCILDEQETKSANEVNSANTAESHCHNSSSNNNEKTSKSLVSDNKPAKKQPQRKSGFIRSTYSSAEYVPSIPMGTMNEIPSEDNEDFSRTNFMCSIASNAVRKSRKISAPWHSSKVGERSAFIQDSICSTRGRYSFNSNRPWAHSKSDLKQTSRPGTPDTIGEQSPERKQYKECDGPITFSPNRRMSLTSNASSRRVNTDLQI